The following is a genomic window from Sphingobacterium spiritivorum.
GATCAGAATGTCCGGTCCCACTAAAGTGTGTATGACTGAAACCGACAATTGTCGGATCATCATATTGATAACCGGCACAATACTTATACACATCCCCATTGTACTTCCCGTTGACTGCATAAGGAATTGTATCTGTATCCGGACTGAGCTGTACAGCACCGAAGGGCACGGTTGCTCCCGGAAAAGTATGTCCCATTTTGGCCGTTCCAATCAATGGATTGACATATTGGATAAGGTTTTGCTGTTGTGCCTGACTTACAAATGGAATATGCGCCAAAAGAACAAGAGATAAAAAAGAGACTGTTAACTTTACATTCATAGTGATTAGTTTAATGAGGGATCAGCAGCATAGCGGTCCCAGAGTTGATCCAGATCCTGACCTGTCTGTTGCTTCCAAAAGCTGTCGCTATATTTTTTTATTCGCATTTTCTGATCCAGTGCTTTAATAATATTCTTCTTTACTCTTCTGTCCAGCCAGTAAAAGAAACGGGCTGTAATACGATAAGAGTCTGTATATTTCTGTTTTTCATTAAAGTCAGGCAGCTTCCAGTTTGCGGAAGCATTATCAATTCCTTCTGTAAATCTCACATAGTCTGCAATACCCTCCGTGATCCACCACGGGCCGGCACCATTTGGATACCCCTGTATAATATGCATCACTTCATGGGTCACGACATCAATATCATTGGGATTTTTCTTAAACCATCCCGGACTATAGCGAACAATGCCTCCGGCAGTAGCTGCTACTCCATTGTAGCCCGGATCGATCACAAAAGAAACCTGCTTCCGAGTATGCTTATTATATTTCTTTGCTAATTTCGGATAATTAACAAAATAAGTATCAATAAGTTTTTGTTTTAAAGCCGGATCAAAATCTGCCTGTTTGTTGATCCATATCAAAGAAAATTTCCCTTTACTGAGTGTATCTACTTCAAAAGCCTCTTTCCGATCATCATCTGTGTGTTGCCAGTTGTTTTGTGCATATACCGTAACATGTCCTGTTCCAATCATTAATAGCAGGCAACACAAGATTCGTTTCATTTTTTTCATTTTTTATTTTTGGTTGATTTCTTTGTTATTGTTTTCCATTCCTCACTCATTGAATACGGAGCGGAAGATGCATCCGTTCCTCTCGACAGATTGGGTGTAGTACTCATATCAAAATTCAAGACTCCGCCCTGCATTAAACCGTGATGACTAAGCCAGTTTTTATAATAGGCTTGTCCGTTCAACTCCAGATTATTAATATAAATATGCTTATCTGATGCATTCTTTGCGATAATCTCTACTTTATGACCGTTTTCAAAATGAAGCACTGCCTTTGGAAACAAAGGTGCACCTATTACGTATTGATCAGTTGCCGGACATACCGGATAGAATCCCAATGCTGAAAAAACATACCATGCAGAGGTCTGGCCATTATCCTCATCTCCGCAGTATCCGTCTGGTGTAGCCCTATACATTCGATCAAGAACCTGCCTGACCCAGTACTGTGCTTTCCACGGCTGTCCTGCATAATTATAAAGATAGATCATATGCTGAATGGGTTGATTGCCATGAGCATATTGCCCCATATCCGCAATCTGCATTTCCCGGATTTCATGAATAGTTCCTCCGTAATAGCTGTCATCAAATACAGGTGGCTGTGTAAAAACACTATCCAGCATCTGTATAAAAATCGCTTTCCCTCCCATCAGATCGATCAGCCCTTTCACATCATGAAATACGCTCCAGGAGTAATGCCAGCTATTTCCTTCGGTAAAAGCATCCCCCCATTTCAACGGATTAAAAGGTGTCTGAAATTTTCCATTCTTATTTTTTCCACGCATCAGATTGGTTGAAGGATCAAACAGGTGACGATAGTTCTGTGCACGGTTTGCGTACAGATCTATCTCTTTCTGTGGTCGCTTTAATGCTTTTGCGAGTTGATAAATAGCAAAGTCATCGTAAGCATATTCCAGAGTCCTTGCCGCATTTTCATTGATGCCTACATCGTATGGAACATAGCCCAACTCATTATAATAGCCCACTCCCTTACGTCCTACAGCGGTCATCGGACCTTCATTGTTTGCCCCATGCAGAAGACCTTCATAAAGTGTGTGTATATCATAGCCCCTCAACCCTTTCATATAGGCATCAGAAACTACAGATGCCGAGTTGTTTCCAATCATAATGTCTGCATATCCGGGACTGCTCCATTCGGGCAGAAAACCTCCCTCCAGATAAGCATTTTTCAATCCTTCCTGCATTTCCACATTTATGGACGGGTACATGAGATTAAGAAACGGATACAATGCCCGGAATGTATCCCAAAATCCTGTCCCACCATAGAGATAACCCGGCAAAACTTCCCCGTTATAAGGACTGTAATGCAAAACCTCACCTTCTCGGGATATTTCATAAAGCTTATTCGGGAAAAATAAAGTACGGTACAGCGTAGAATAAAAGGTTCGCATCTGATCAATATTTTCTCCTTCTACTGCAATACGACCAAGTTCTGCATTCCATATATTCCGCCCATCCGACACCAGCTGATCAAAGGATCTGTTGCCCAATTCTTCCAGATTTACCAGAGCCTGCTCTGCGCTGATAAAAGAAGATGCGACTTTAACATGAACAGTTTTTGACCGGTCCTTAATTTTAAATCCAACAATAGCACCTGTCTGATTCGCCGTTGATTTTGTTTTACCATTGAACCTCGACTTGTCTTCCCAGGTCGAAAAATTATCAAAAGGCTGATCAAACATCAATACAAAGTAGTTTTTAAAATTTGGGAGTTTCCCTCTTGAATATCTTGATGAATATCCGATAATCATATTCTTTTCCGGAATAATCTGTACTTCGGAACCTCTGTCAAAAGCATCCAGCACGACAAAGGCACTATCTGTTGGCTGAAAAGTAAATCTAAACATTGCCGCACGCTCTGTAGGTGTTATTTCAGCTTTGACATTATGATCAGCCAGGTACACCGAATAATGATAGGGTTTGGCAGATTCCGACTTATGAGAAAACCAGCTTGCTCTTCCTTCCTGATCAAACACCGCTTTTCCGGTTACGGGCATCAGTGAAAATTGTCCGTAATCATTCATCCATGGAGAGGGCTGGTGTGTCTGCTTAAGCCCTCTTATTTTATCCGCAGCGTACACATACTGCCATCCATCACCATTTTTACCCGTCTGCGGTGTCCACATATTCATACCCCATGGTAATCCTATAGCCGGATAAGTATTCCCATTGGAAAGTGATGGTTTTGAATCTGTACCCATTAAAGGGTTTACCAGATCTACAGGTTCTATTGAACGGCCATTGATCTTCTGTGCTACTGCAGGAATCGGATTTATGTATCCAATTGCCAGAAATATGCCTATGCTTAATCCTGATAGTTTATTCTTTATTTTCATGGGTATATATTAGTCTCGTCATCAATATGTCAGAGCAATATTCGGGCTCTGTAAGTAAAGAGATCTTGCGCCATATCCATCAGCACAAGATCTCCATTCGTAAATTATGCGTTGAGCATCTTGCTGTTCAGGTTTAAAAACCTGTTACCACCCTGCATTTTGCACCATTTTTTCATTCTTCAAAATCTCTATATTCGGTATCGGAAACAGGTAATCTCTCTCCTTCTTAAATACTCTTGTTTCAATAAGAGTTTTGGTATAAAAAGCATCTCCGTCAGCATTCAGATTTAATCCGTATACAGCACTTCCGTCTGTATCTTCGGCAATTTTCCACCTTCTTGTGTCAAAAAATCTTACATTCTCAAAAGCCAGTTCGACCTGTCTTTCTCTACGTATTGCCTCCCTCATGGCTCCCTGAGATCCCGGAACAGGGATAGTGGCAGATCCATAGAGCGGTATTCCGGCACGCTCGCGGATCAGATTGAGATATTTGAGGATATCCGCATTTGCCGGATCAGATTCATTGAGAGCCTCTGCATAATCCAGATAAATATTGGCCAGCCGGATCAGAAGTGCTCCGCGGCTATTTCCATTTGCAGACACATTTTTGCGAACGGTGTATCCTGTTGGAGTCACATCCGAAGTACTTTGTGATCTTCCCGAATTACCGCTGTAATTGAATTGAGAAAGTACAGCCGTACTACTGTTTGCCTGGTTTAGCCAATAACTTCCATTATAAGTAATGCCCACATAAAATCTCGGTTCTCTGTTTACATATGCTCCGAATGTCGTTCGTGATGCCACATCATAGGGTGCTTTAAAGCTGACAAATCCATCTTTTGTATAGCCGGAAGTTACATCCGTTATAGATTTTCCGTTATTCATAAAGTAAGCATCTACAATTGTCTGAGTAGCTCCTAAAGCTCCTCCTCCCTGTGCTCCCGAAGGAAATCCGACATGCTTGGGCGTGCGGTCATATTGTGCATTATTACTACTGTTGGAGCGGGCAAAAATCCACTCCTGATTCCAGTCCGTTGTCATCACATTGCGACAGGACAGATATGCAGCAACAAATGGATCTGCATTGCTCACTTTATACAGCTGATAGTAATTAGGTACAAATTCGTCAATAAATGCTTTAGCTGCTGCTGCTGCATCTCTCCACTTTTCGGGATTTGCAGTTGTACTGAACAGCGCAGTACCGTCCGTATTTTTTATTCCCGAAAAAGCGGTATTACCATTAAACAACGGACTTGCATTCAATAATAACGCTTCTGCTTTATATGCCTTTACCACACCTTTTGTAATGCGTCCATATTCATTATTACTGGGTTCATATGGCAGATCTGTATATGCTTTATCGAGTTCTGACACGATATAAGCAATACACTCATCAAATGGTGTACGAGCCAGTTTCAGATCAGAGATAGGTTTATTAATATCCAATATCTCCTCTCCCAAGATCGGCACAGGCCCATAAGCTCTTACCAGATAGTAATAATACAAGGCGCGCA
Proteins encoded in this region:
- a CDS encoding RagB/SusD family nutrient uptake outer membrane protein; amino-acid sequence: MKKSIYILFALLTMSCFSGCNKYLDQVPDDVITVEDIFKSKANTDKFLANIYSVIPNEMVQRFVATQNSGPWTASSDEAKYTWDFNYSNNMIRSVWSNTDGTIESFWNSYYRGIRNASYFIQNIDGANPVEVNDLMKTTYKAEARALRALYYYYLVRAYGPVPILGEEILDINKPISDLKLARTPFDECIAYIVSELDKAYTDLPYEPSNNEYGRITKGVVKAYKAEALLLNASPLFNGNTAFSGIKNTDGTALFSTTANPEKWRDAAAAAKAFIDEFVPNYYQLYKVSNADPFVAAYLSCRNVMTTDWNQEWIFARSNSSNNAQYDRTPKHVGFPSGAQGGGALGATQTIVDAYFMNNGKSITDVTSGYTKDGFVSFKAPYDVASRTTFGAYVNREPRFYVGITYNGSYWLNQANSSTAVLSQFNYSGNSGRSQSTSDVTPTGYTVRKNVSANGNSRGALLIRLANIYLDYAEALNESDPANADILKYLNLIRERAGIPLYGSATIPVPGSQGAMREAIRRERQVELAFENVRFFDTRRWKIAEDTDGSAVYGLNLNADGDAFYTKTLIETRVFKKERDYLFPIPNIEILKNEKMVQNAGW
- a CDS encoding basic secretory family protein, whose protein sequence is MKRILCCLLLMIGTGHVTVYAQNNWQHTDDDRKEAFEVDTLSKGKFSLIWINKQADFDPALKQKLIDTYFVNYPKLAKKYNKHTRKQVSFVIDPGYNGVAATAGGIVRYSPGWFKKNPNDIDVVTHEVMHIIQGYPNGAGPWWITEGIADYVRFTEGIDNASANWKLPDFNEKQKYTDSYRITARFFYWLDRRVKKNIIKALDQKMRIKKYSDSFWKQQTGQDLDQLWDRYAADPSLN
- a CDS encoding GH92 family glycosyl hydrolase, giving the protein MKIKNKLSGLSIGIFLAIGYINPIPAVAQKINGRSIEPVDLVNPLMGTDSKPSLSNGNTYPAIGLPWGMNMWTPQTGKNGDGWQYVYAADKIRGLKQTHQPSPWMNDYGQFSLMPVTGKAVFDQEGRASWFSHKSESAKPYHYSVYLADHNVKAEITPTERAAMFRFTFQPTDSAFVVLDAFDRGSEVQIIPEKNMIIGYSSRYSRGKLPNFKNYFVLMFDQPFDNFSTWEDKSRFNGKTKSTANQTGAIVGFKIKDRSKTVHVKVASSFISAEQALVNLEELGNRSFDQLVSDGRNIWNAELGRIAVEGENIDQMRTFYSTLYRTLFFPNKLYEISREGEVLHYSPYNGEVLPGYLYGGTGFWDTFRALYPFLNLMYPSINVEMQEGLKNAYLEGGFLPEWSSPGYADIMIGNNSASVVSDAYMKGLRGYDIHTLYEGLLHGANNEGPMTAVGRKGVGYYNELGYVPYDVGINENAARTLEYAYDDFAIYQLAKALKRPQKEIDLYANRAQNYRHLFDPSTNLMRGKNKNGKFQTPFNPLKWGDAFTEGNSWHYSWSVFHDVKGLIDLMGGKAIFIQMLDSVFTQPPVFDDSYYGGTIHEIREMQIADMGQYAHGNQPIQHMIYLYNYAGQPWKAQYWVRQVLDRMYRATPDGYCGDEDNGQTSAWYVFSALGFYPVCPATDQYVIGAPLFPKAVLHFENGHKVEIIAKNASDKHIYINNLELNGQAYYKNWLSHHGLMQGGVLNFDMSTTPNLSRGTDASSAPYSMSEEWKTITKKSTKNKK